Within Vannielia litorea, the genomic segment CCCCAGACACCAAGCGATGAAATTTTGGGCAACCAACGCCCCGAAAGCGCTTTGTATTGCCCCCGCACCCGCCAGCGCGTAGAGCGAAGCTGTGCCGAACGACGCTCGCCATATCGCCGCGCTCCTTGTCGCCGCCGGGCGCGGAACCCGCGCAGGCGGGGCGATTCCGAAACAATACCAGAGCCTTGGTGGCGTGCCGTTACTGGCGCGCACGGTGGGTGTTTTCTGCGAGCATGAAAAAGTGGCAAGCGTGACGGTGGTGATCGGCGCGGAAGATGGCGACCTGGCCGATGCGGCGCTGCCCGAAGGGGTGGCGCGGGTGGTCGGGGGCGAGAGCCGGGCCGGGTCGGTGGCGGCGGGGCTGGCCGCGCTGCCCGAGGCGGCGACCCATGTGCTGATCCACGACGGCGCCCGGCCACTGGTGTCGAAAGCGCTGATTTCACAGGTGATTCTCGCCCTCGAAAAAGCCGATGGCGCGGCCCCCGCCCTGGCCGTGACCGATGCGCTCTGGCGGGCCGAGGAGGCGCGGGTGACGGCGGTGCAGCCGCGCGACGGGCTCTGGCGGGCGCAGACGCCGCAGGGCTTTGCGCTGGAGGCAATCCGGGCGGCGCATGACGGGTTCGCAGGCGCGGCGGCGGATGACGTGGAGGTCGCGTTGGCGGCGGGGATCGAGGTGAGGCTGGTGCCCGGCGAGGAACGGAACCTGAAGGTCACCCACCCCGAGGACTTTGACCGCGCCGAACGTATCTTGAAGGAAGATCAGATGGATATCCGGGTTGGAAACGGGTTCGACGTGCATCGGTTCGGGCCGGGCGACCACGTGGTGCTCTGCGGGGTGACAGTGCCGCACGGGCGCGGGTTGCAGGGCCATTCCGACGCCGATGTGGGGATGCACGCGGCAACCGATGCGATCTACGGCGCGCTCGCCGAGGGGGACATCGGCCAGCATTTTCCGCCGAGCGACCCGCAGTGGAAAGGCGCGGCGAGCGAGATTTTTCTCAAGCATTCCGTGGATCTGGCGGCAGAACGCGGGCTCACCATCGGCAACCTGGACGTGACGCTGATTTGCGAGTGGCCCAAGATCGGGCCGCAGGCGGCGGCCATGCGGGCGGAGATGGCGCGGATCATGGGATGCGACATGGGCCGCGTCTCGGTGAAGGCGACCACCTCCGAGCGGCTTGGATTCACCGGGCGCGAAGAGGGAATCGCGGCCATGGCGACTGTCGTTCTGGTGCCGGCATGAAGGCGCTAACCCATTGCATCGCCACGTTCTTCTGGGTCGGCCACCTGCGCCCTGCGCCGGGGACATGGGGCTCGCTGGCCGCCCTCCCGGTGGGCTACGGGATCGCCCTGCACGGGGGGGTCTGGGGCCTCGCGCTGGCCACGCTCACCGCCTTTGCGCTGGGGCTCTGGGCCACGGCGGAGGAGACGCGGGGCAAGGCCGATCATGACCCTTCGGAGATCGTGATCGACGAGGTGGTGGGCCAGTGGATTGCCCTCTTTCCAGTGGTTTACGGTGCCATCGCCGCCGGTCAGGAGCTGCACCGGCTGTGGCCGGGCTGGGTGACGGCCTTCGTGTTCTTCCGGCTGTTCGACATCACCAAACCCTGGCTGATCGGCTGGGCGGACCGGCGCGGAGATGCGCTGGGCGTGATGCTGGACGACGTAATCGCCGGAGTTTTTGCGGCCATCGTCGTGCTCGCAGCGGCGGGCTTCGCCCATGGGGTGCTGATGTGAGCCTCGCCTCGGACCTGCTTGAAATCGCGCGAAATTCCGGCGCAACCCTCGCCACGGCAGAGAGCTGCA encodes:
- a CDS encoding bifunctional 2-C-methyl-D-erythritol 4-phosphate cytidylyltransferase/2-C-methyl-D-erythritol 2,4-cyclodiphosphate synthase, which translates into the protein MPNDARHIAALLVAAGRGTRAGGAIPKQYQSLGGVPLLARTVGVFCEHEKVASVTVVIGAEDGDLADAALPEGVARVVGGESRAGSVAAGLAALPEAATHVLIHDGARPLVSKALISQVILALEKADGAAPALAVTDALWRAEEARVTAVQPRDGLWRAQTPQGFALEAIRAAHDGFAGAAADDVEVALAAGIEVRLVPGEERNLKVTHPEDFDRAERILKEDQMDIRVGNGFDVHRFGPGDHVVLCGVTVPHGRGLQGHSDADVGMHAATDAIYGALAEGDIGQHFPPSDPQWKGAASEIFLKHSVDLAAERGLTIGNLDVTLICEWPKIGPQAAAMRAEMARIMGCDMGRVSVKATTSERLGFTGREEGIAAMATVVLVPA
- a CDS encoding phosphatidylglycerophosphatase A family protein, producing the protein MKALTHCIATFFWVGHLRPAPGTWGSLAALPVGYGIALHGGVWGLALATLTAFALGLWATAEETRGKADHDPSEIVIDEVVGQWIALFPVVYGAIAAGQELHRLWPGWVTAFVFFRLFDITKPWLIGWADRRGDALGVMLDDVIAGVFAAIVVLAAAGFAHGVLM